A single genomic interval of Noviherbaspirillum cavernae harbors:
- a CDS encoding CzcE family metal-binding protein, producing the protein MTSKFSLLTVIVASLLATSIAPVSAMEPPVKLLGDPAPASSGTRTIVITPDTRHVNVTGGEVVNFAVGDKMFTWSFFVAAGISSFDLNRIAPPGMLDHVVTAYVARDPRYIGGGNRNR; encoded by the coding sequence ATGACATCGAAATTTTCATTGCTGACTGTGATTGTTGCGTCATTGCTGGCGACAAGCATCGCGCCGGTGAGCGCGATGGAACCTCCGGTCAAACTGCTGGGCGATCCCGCGCCGGCATCGTCGGGGACGCGCACGATCGTGATCACGCCGGATACCAGGCATGTGAACGTGACAGGAGGCGAGGTCGTGAATTTCGCGGTCGGCGACAAGATGTTCACATGGAGCTTCTTCGTTGCGGCAGGCATTTCCTCATTCGATCTGAACCGCATCGCGCCGCCCGGCATGCTCGACCACGTGGTGACGGCATATGTCGCGCGCGACCCGCGCTATATCGGCGGGGGCAATCGGAATCGTTGA
- a CDS encoding DUF2721 domain-containing protein, which produces MLYFKIRTVSGYACLQHARFDAPASVFLFSSRTDHAALTTHFMNLTTPALLFPAISLLLLAYTNRFLVLAQLIRHLHSQHRDNLPDVVVRQIDNLRIRITLMRRMQTMGVSSFLLCALSMFLVFIDMIEIAQYIFGLSILLLVISLLLSLYEILISTKAIEIELEMVEQDLQKRL; this is translated from the coding sequence GTGCTCTACTTCAAGATTCGGACCGTTTCGGGTTATGCTTGCCTGCAACATGCCCGCTTCGACGCACCGGCAAGCGTATTCCTCTTTTCTTCCCGCACTGACCACGCCGCACTGACCACGCATTTCATGAACCTGACCACACCCGCCCTGCTGTTTCCTGCCATCTCATTGCTGCTGCTGGCATATACCAATCGCTTCCTCGTGCTGGCACAACTGATCCGGCACCTGCACAGCCAGCACCGGGACAACTTGCCGGACGTCGTGGTGCGGCAGATCGACAATCTGCGGATCCGCATCACGCTGATGCGCCGCATGCAGACCATGGGCGTGTCCAGTTTCCTCTTATGCGCGCTGTCGATGTTCCTCGTGTTCATCGACATGATCGAGATTGCGCAATACATCTTCGGCTTGAGCATCCTGCTGCTCGTGATCTCGCTGCTGCTGTCGCTTTACGAAATCCTGATCAGCACCAAGGCCATTGAAATCGAACTGGAAATGGTCGAGCAGGATCTGCAAAAACGATTGTGA